One window of the Lytechinus pictus isolate F3 Inbred chromosome 5, Lp3.0, whole genome shotgun sequence genome contains the following:
- the LOC129260153 gene encoding DNA-directed RNA polymerases I and III subunit RPAC2-like, protein MHKEDHTLGNALRYMIMKDPDVEFCGYSVPHPTENRINFRIQTKGPPAGDVFGKGLANLSEVCDHIQQTFEDSIKQFKDEGMESQ, encoded by the exons ATGCACAAAGAAGACCATACCCTTGGCAATGCTCTCAGATATATGATTATGAAAGA CCCTGATGTAGAGTTCTGTGGTTACAGCGTACCTCATCCTACAGAGAATAGGATCAACTTTAGGATACAAACAAAAG GACCGCCAGCTGGTGATGTCTTTGGAAAGGGATTAGCTAATCTCTCAGAAGTATGTGATCACATTCAGCAAACATTCGAA GACAGCATAAAACAATTCAAAGATGAAGGAATGGAGAGTCAATGA